A single Synergistaceae bacterium DNA region contains:
- a CDS encoding ankyrin repeat domain-containing protein: MTSNKFIAVFIGKMGGDFFRQLQKYNLENINYLAIDFDQEKNFNADINIIRISPDSKPEDYTQQLTNYLAGNSILFLFTSTENLCEMLLGLTVSTLARKMGILNIAAVLSYMAYDDEESAEKVKKFKSITDAFILLSYSESEEGDYNGLFYEGLCDRICRGVQGINYLFTKPGLMPIKFNKLKNFLSEIGAVEFSTSQGEGVKSIALTTLRAIDSIRGYEYKKVSINIIPALEYFYDAGAILRYSFSEAARVLIIIATGKNFTLKNLYRAVQIVKSRANPKKCNSALKILWSHVFDETLKDSEVRVTLISSFGFEAPSGIYYETYEYMFRNESPDKICNFFKKDLISINDKDKAFGIRFIEAVVRYGTAELLNFCFDRGLDYDSGGIKNFVDDNDIRLVTPFESLESAIEYNNLDTLKVLLEHGIIYDKHSGRTALIIAAHQEKFYIAKYLIDHGFNLNARDNDGRTALIWAAGRVNLKITRELVRAGADVNIQDDEGNTALTAIGANYWRKDNESASKKGLEIAKLLINNGADVNILNLKGENALICLLESFLYNKNVNGEIINFLVDSGININHVSNNGDSALSLAIENHLPVVTVLLSAGADFKTLTLRDSTLFI, encoded by the coding sequence ATGACAAGTAATAAATTTATCGCTGTATTTATCGGCAAAATGGGCGGGGACTTTTTCAGGCAGCTGCAAAAATATAATCTTGAAAATATTAATTATCTAGCTATAGATTTCGATCAAGAAAAAAATTTTAACGCTGATATAAATATTATAAGAATTTCGCCGGACTCTAAACCTGAAGACTACACGCAGCAATTAACAAATTATCTCGCTGGGAATTCTATATTATTTCTGTTCACAAGCACTGAGAATCTTTGTGAAATGTTATTAGGCCTGACTGTCTCGACTCTTGCTCGTAAAATGGGAATATTAAATATTGCTGCTGTGCTATCATATATGGCCTATGACGATGAAGAAAGCGCGGAAAAAGTCAAAAAATTTAAATCTATTACGGACGCGTTTATTTTATTGAGTTATTCTGAGAGTGAAGAGGGCGATTACAACGGGCTATTTTATGAGGGACTTTGCGATAGAATTTGCCGGGGTGTTCAGGGAATTAATTATTTATTTACTAAGCCGGGATTAATGCCGATTAAGTTCAACAAGTTAAAAAATTTTCTCTCTGAAATAGGCGCAGTAGAGTTTAGTACTTCACAAGGCGAGGGCGTAAAATCTATAGCATTAACTACGCTCAGGGCAATAGACTCAATCAGGGGCTATGAATATAAAAAAGTCTCAATAAATATAATTCCTGCGCTTGAATATTTTTACGATGCCGGGGCGATTTTGCGATATAGTTTCAGCGAGGCAGCAAGAGTCTTGATAATAATAGCAACGGGCAAAAATTTCACTTTAAAGAATTTATACAGGGCTGTGCAGATTGTAAAGAGCAGGGCAAACCCTAAAAAATGCAACTCTGCGCTAAAAATTTTATGGAGTCATGTTTTCGACGAGACATTAAAAGATTCAGAAGTCCGAGTTACGTTAATATCTTCATTCGGATTTGAGGCTCCGTCGGGGATTTATTACGAGACTTATGAGTATATGTTCAGGAATGAATCGCCCGATAAAATTTGCAATTTTTTCAAGAAAGATTTAATCTCGATTAATGACAAAGATAAGGCGTTCGGGATAAGATTTATAGAGGCTGTTGTGCGTTACGGGACGGCTGAATTATTAAATTTTTGCTTTGACAGGGGCTTAGATTATGACTCAGGCGGCATAAAAAATTTTGTTGACGATAATGACATAAGACTTGTAACTCCCTTTGAATCTTTAGAGTCTGCTATTGAATATAATAATCTCGACACGTTAAAAGTATTGCTTGAACACGGCATTATTTACGACAAGCACAGCGGGAGAACTGCTTTAATTATTGCGGCTCATCAAGAAAAATTTTATATAGCAAAATATTTAATAGATCATGGCTTTAACTTGAATGCTCGCGATAATGACGGCAGGACAGCTTTAATCTGGGCAGCGGGGCGGGTTAATTTAAAGATTACTCGTGAATTAGTGCGTGCAGGTGCTGATGTAAATATTCAAGACGACGAAGGCAACACGGCATTAACGGCAATCGGGGCGAATTACTGGCGCAAAGATAACGAGTCAGCCTCAAAAAAAGGCCTAGAAATTGCTAAACTCTTAATCAATAACGGCGCGGACGTGAATATTTTAAATCTTAAGGGAGAAAACGCGCTTATATGCTTGCTTGAAAGTTTTTTATATAATAAAAACGTGAACGGCGAAATTATAAATTTTTTAGTCGACTCGGGAATAAATATTAATCATGTCTCAAATAACGGAGACAGCGCGCTCTCTCTAGCAATAGAAAATCATTTGCCGGTTGTAACTGTTTTGCTGAGTGCCGGGGCTGATTTTAAAACTTTAACATTGAGGGATTCGACGTTATTTATATGA